One segment of Sulfobacillus thermosulfidooxidans DSM 9293 DNA contains the following:
- a CDS encoding cytochrome o ubiquinol oxidase subunit IV, protein MAISHNRKRHNVIAISPNGPTGHGDEVESVYLVPRFEEETFPWKQIFGYIASLVLTALAFGAVVEHMLPPAFLISFILFLAVLQAALQLGIFMHLRESRGSTWQIVTLALAIFMGIGIVIFSIWIMTFKSGVS, encoded by the coding sequence ATGGCGATTTCACATAACCGAAAACGGCATAATGTTATTGCCATCTCCCCTAATGGCCCCACTGGGCATGGAGATGAAGTCGAATCGGTTTATCTTGTCCCTCGTTTTGAGGAAGAAACCTTTCCGTGGAAACAGATCTTTGGCTATATCGCCTCTTTAGTTTTAACGGCATTGGCCTTTGGTGCAGTAGTCGAACACATGCTGCCTCCCGCCTTCTTGATATCCTTTATCTTGTTCTTGGCGGTATTACAGGCGGCACTGCAATTAGGGATTTTCATGCACCTAAGAGAAAGCCGCGGTTCAACCTGGCAGATTGTGACTTTGGCTCTAGCGATTTTTATGGGAATAGGCATTGTGATTTTCTCGATTTGGATTATGACCTTCAAATCCGGTGTCTCCTAA
- a CDS encoding histidine phosphatase family protein, giving the protein MECYLIRHAETVLNRKKVLQGWADAPLSDNGIIQAMKLSGVLPPWPIFSSDLKRALHTAELFAAPGQRIQPDARLREIHVGVWQGLSKDRLGQTSLWQQYQRSPSTFRFPDGESLKDLQNRIVGAFYEYQERLDRFIIVSHRLAIKSLLCHLQGWSLDQIHSIDLPNAAVLHIYHD; this is encoded by the coding sequence ATGGAATGTTATTTAATTCGGCATGCGGAAACTGTACTGAATCGTAAAAAAGTGCTGCAAGGATGGGCTGATGCCCCCTTATCAGATAACGGGATAATCCAGGCTATGAAATTGTCTGGCGTCTTGCCACCATGGCCCATTTTTAGCAGTGATTTAAAACGGGCATTACATACCGCAGAACTCTTTGCGGCTCCTGGACAACGCATTCAGCCCGATGCCCGGTTGCGTGAAATTCATGTCGGAGTATGGCAAGGACTGTCTAAGGACCGTTTAGGACAGACCTCTTTATGGCAACAATACCAACGGTCCCCTTCGACCTTTCGGTTTCCTGACGGTGAGAGTTTAAAAGATTTGCAAAACCGTATTGTCGGAGCTTTTTATGAATATCAAGAACGTCTTGATCGCTTTATTATCGTCTCCCATCGTCTCGCCATAAAAAGTCTCTTATGCCATTTACAAGGTTGGTCCTTAGACCAAATCCACAGCATCGATCTACCGAATGCGGCTGTTTTGCACATTTATCATGATTAA
- a CDS encoding radical SAM protein, which translates to MSRQNFLRTLVVSAPSQKHYDTGIYQNQRKTFMTLSVTGQHCALMCEHCGTKVLETMAVANSPARFQAVADNLLLQGAEGVLVSGGCLDDGSVPLERFVDDIARLKSQGLTVLVHTGLVKRSVARALKEAGVDQILLDIIGDDETISQVYHLDKTTEAYRESLAILREEGLSAIPHVIVGLHFGQLRGEFHALEMIRDEGCQQLVIVALMPLPGTNMATVPLTSGEDVGRVLASARIMMPQTPISLGCAKPAGATKKQMEYYAVDVGVQSIAYPLPDTIRYAEEQGYDIRYHEKCCSLLA; encoded by the coding sequence TTGTCCCGGCAAAATTTTCTTAGAACACTGGTTGTATCCGCTCCCAGTCAAAAGCATTATGATACCGGCATCTACCAAAATCAGCGCAAAACATTTATGACACTCAGCGTGACAGGGCAACATTGCGCGTTGATGTGTGAACACTGCGGGACAAAGGTTCTGGAAACCATGGCGGTCGCCAATAGCCCGGCGCGATTTCAAGCAGTGGCCGACAACCTGCTGCTTCAAGGAGCCGAAGGTGTCTTGGTGAGTGGGGGCTGTTTAGATGACGGCTCGGTTCCCTTGGAGCGTTTTGTCGATGACATCGCTCGGTTGAAATCGCAAGGGTTGACGGTTTTGGTACACACCGGCCTCGTCAAAAGATCCGTAGCCCGAGCATTAAAAGAGGCTGGGGTGGATCAGATTCTGCTTGATATTATTGGAGATGATGAGACCATTTCACAGGTCTACCATCTGGATAAGACGACAGAAGCGTACCGCGAGTCTCTTGCGATATTACGCGAAGAAGGACTAAGCGCGATTCCCCATGTCATTGTCGGTCTTCATTTTGGGCAGTTGCGCGGGGAGTTTCATGCCCTTGAAATGATTCGGGATGAGGGCTGTCAGCAACTCGTGATTGTGGCGTTAATGCCGTTGCCCGGCACCAATATGGCTACAGTTCCCCTCACATCGGGTGAGGATGTGGGACGGGTGCTCGCCAGCGCCAGAATCATGATGCCTCAGACGCCCATTTCTTTAGGATGTGCTAAACCGGCCGGGGCAACCAAGAAACAGATGGAATATTATGCGGTGGATGTGGGCGTCCAAAGCATCGCCTATCCCTTGCCAGATACCATTCGATATGCTGAAGAGCAGGGGTATGACATTCGCTATCACGAAAAATGTTGTTCGTTATTGGCATAA
- the pabB gene encoding aminodeoxychorismate synthase component I — protein sequence MRVRLDFPSDMDKPLMFTHPLHVIFVHQYQDVMPALEELVSWTHKGYWIAGFLSYEAAYGLIDDGTYASYFSSVAPEVALPLLGFGIFEGPTGLWDIEDNHANYQVGEWVIDHPGDISSYRQKIAQVKEAIKQGLTYQINYTVRLHTSFVGHPWPYYLALKDAQKAPYSGYIEWDDHAILSASPELFFALKDDDVITRPMKGTAPRGRYYAEDQQMKMALEQSRKNRAENIMITDLFRNDLGRIAELGSVQVRSLCQAEAYPTVWQLTSEIRAKMSSPVSWLKVLKALFPSGSITGAPKLSSMQIIQQLETSPREIYCGSLGYVSPSGEATFNVAIRTVWIDRHKNRAMFGTGGGITWDSRPDDEYEELLTKARFLTVRQPQFSLLETIRLDYGQFWLLSYHVERLKAAAAFYHMVFDPKELQRVLEKIRTTYQKGLWRVRLMMDGKGHIIDEVLPWTAVPAGVQKVTWATEPILSSNPLFFHKTTQRDFYNHVHPIDSPFFDHVLWNEAGEVTEFTRGNIVVRYQGQLLTPAQDSGLLAGTYRALLLDHHIIQEAHILKEQLAQCDQIWFINSLHGFVPVQLIHQGAQ from the coding sequence ATGCGGGTACGGCTCGATTTTCCCAGTGATATGGATAAACCCTTGATGTTTACCCATCCACTTCACGTGATTTTTGTCCATCAATATCAAGACGTGATGCCCGCCTTGGAAGAGCTTGTGTCATGGACTCACAAGGGATATTGGATTGCAGGATTTTTAAGTTACGAAGCGGCTTATGGGCTCATTGATGACGGGACCTATGCATCTTATTTTTCTTCCGTGGCGCCTGAAGTTGCTTTGCCGTTATTGGGCTTTGGGATTTTTGAGGGTCCCACTGGACTTTGGGATATCGAGGACAACCATGCGAATTATCAGGTGGGCGAGTGGGTCATAGATCACCCGGGAGATATCTCCTCTTATCGCCAGAAGATTGCCCAGGTTAAAGAGGCTATTAAACAAGGTTTGACTTATCAAATCAATTACACCGTGCGTCTTCATACATCCTTTGTGGGTCATCCTTGGCCTTACTACCTGGCATTGAAGGACGCGCAAAAAGCGCCTTATAGCGGATATATTGAATGGGACGATCATGCCATTTTATCGGCTTCGCCCGAGTTATTTTTCGCGTTAAAAGATGATGATGTCATCACCCGACCGATGAAGGGAACCGCACCGAGGGGCCGCTATTACGCGGAAGATCAGCAGATGAAAATGGCCTTAGAGCAGTCCAGGAAAAATCGTGCGGAAAATATTATGATAACGGATTTGTTCCGAAATGATTTGGGGCGTATTGCGGAGCTGGGAAGTGTCCAGGTGCGCTCGTTGTGCCAGGCTGAAGCCTATCCCACAGTCTGGCAACTGACATCGGAAATTAGGGCAAAGATGTCTTCACCTGTGTCATGGCTTAAAGTGCTAAAAGCGCTGTTCCCGTCGGGTTCTATCACAGGGGCACCGAAGTTGAGTAGCATGCAAATCATCCAACAACTCGAAACATCCCCTCGTGAGATTTACTGCGGGTCTCTAGGTTACGTGAGCCCGTCGGGGGAAGCCACCTTTAATGTGGCGATTCGCACCGTTTGGATTGATAGGCACAAAAACCGCGCGATGTTTGGGACAGGTGGCGGTATTACGTGGGACTCGCGTCCCGACGACGAATATGAGGAACTCCTGACTAAGGCCCGGTTTTTGACGGTAAGACAGCCTCAATTTTCGCTGTTGGAAACGATAAGACTTGATTATGGGCAATTTTGGCTGTTGTCCTATCATGTAGAGCGGCTTAAGGCGGCCGCGGCCTTTTATCACATGGTTTTTGATCCCAAGGAACTTCAGCGCGTCTTAGAGAAGATTCGGACCACCTATCAAAAAGGTCTATGGCGGGTCCGCCTCATGATGGATGGCAAAGGACATATCATTGATGAAGTCCTACCGTGGACCGCAGTGCCTGCCGGGGTGCAAAAAGTGACATGGGCAACAGAGCCTATCTTGTCGAGCAATCCCCTGTTTTTCCACAAGACGACGCAAAGAGACTTTTATAACCATGTCCATCCCATCGATTCTCCCTTTTTCGATCACGTATTGTGGAACGAAGCGGGGGAAGTGACGGAATTTACGCGGGGAAATATCGTGGTACGATATCAGGGTCAACTCCTGACTCCGGCCCAGGACTCAGGACTATTGGCGGGCACCTACCGCGCCTTGTTGCTCGATCATCATATCATCCAAGAAGCGCATATTTTAAAAGAACAGCTTGCGCAGTGTGATCAGATCTGGTTTATTAATAGTCTTCACGGCTTTGTCCCTGTGCAGTTAATCCATCAGGGAGCGCAATGA
- a CDS encoding radical SAM protein: protein MNQEKFSESIELRPLQDDDRESPEYVMTSLAGAITLGFEKGKFAREETVLRGLNILMTYKENCVANCSYCGVSRERRVPREETTFIRVKWPIIPVEELIERSVQVPHQMRRLCVGMLANRQSLDHSIQIIRQFHERTPLLISGLITASLIKKREDLERIRDAGADRVDIAIDAATPELFEKHRGRPVKGPHRWDHFWWVTEEATKVFEPGAVGIHLVAGLGETEQELLEACQKAQDMNVVTHLFSFNPEPSTLLGDHPQPPMGHYRRCQLGRYLINELGIHLHHFRFNAQGQVIDFGLEPSVLEKIVESGRPFMTSGCPDEHGETACNRPYGNGRPSEKIRNFAFSPTAQDIEDIRQQLWADLALDAQTVSEEEGLSVKAWEGGNLAELGK from the coding sequence ATGAATCAGGAGAAATTTTCGGAATCGATTGAATTACGCCCGTTGCAAGATGATGACCGGGAAAGCCCAGAATATGTTATGACGTCTTTGGCTGGTGCCATTACGTTAGGTTTTGAAAAAGGAAAATTTGCCCGGGAGGAAACCGTATTACGAGGTCTTAATATCTTGATGACTTACAAGGAAAACTGTGTCGCCAATTGTTCATATTGCGGAGTTTCTCGGGAACGGCGTGTGCCCAGGGAAGAGACCACATTTATCCGGGTGAAATGGCCCATTATTCCCGTAGAGGAATTAATCGAACGCAGTGTTCAGGTCCCTCATCAAATGCGCCGTTTATGCGTGGGCATGTTAGCCAACCGCCAATCTTTAGATCATTCCATACAAATTATTCGCCAATTTCATGAACGTACTCCGTTATTAATTTCGGGATTAATCACCGCTTCGTTAATTAAAAAACGGGAAGATCTTGAAAGAATTCGTGATGCCGGTGCCGACCGGGTCGACATCGCGATTGATGCCGCGACCCCAGAGTTATTTGAAAAACACCGGGGGCGGCCCGTTAAGGGACCCCACCGCTGGGATCACTTTTGGTGGGTGACAGAAGAGGCCACTAAAGTGTTCGAACCGGGAGCGGTCGGCATTCATTTAGTCGCAGGGTTGGGAGAAACCGAACAAGAATTGTTGGAGGCTTGTCAAAAAGCTCAAGATATGAATGTCGTGACGCACTTATTTTCTTTTAATCCGGAACCTTCCACATTACTTGGCGATCATCCTCAGCCCCCCATGGGCCATTACCGTCGTTGCCAATTAGGCCGGTATTTAATTAATGAATTGGGCATTCATCTTCACCACTTTCGATTTAATGCCCAAGGGCAGGTTATCGACTTTGGACTCGAGCCGTCGGTATTAGAGAAAATTGTCGAGTCAGGCCGTCCTTTTATGACTTCGGGATGCCCCGATGAACATGGGGAAACGGCGTGTAACCGTCCTTACGGTAATGGCCGACCCAGTGAAAAAATCCGAAATTTTGCGTTTTCACCGACTGCTCAAGACATCGAAGACATTCGCCAGCAACTGTGGGCAGATTTAGCCCTAGATGCTCAAACAGTTAGCGAAGAAGAAGGTCTGAGCGTAAAAGCATGGGAGGGAGGGAACCTCGCTGAACTGGGAAAATGA
- the panD gene encoding aspartate 1-decarboxylase: MQYRMLAAKIHRARVTEANLNYVGSITIDQELLDATGLLPYEMVQITNLSNGELWQTYIIPGPPHGGDICLNGPPARLFHPGDLVIILGFRLYDADELSSHQPTVVFVDENNHITEVVREETPFRTSP, from the coding sequence ATGCAATACCGGATGTTAGCAGCAAAGATTCACCGTGCTCGAGTGACGGAAGCCAATTTGAATTATGTGGGTTCTATTACCATTGATCAGGAGTTACTAGATGCTACGGGTCTTTTGCCTTATGAAATGGTTCAAATTACGAATTTGTCGAACGGAGAATTGTGGCAAACCTATATCATTCCCGGACCGCCGCATGGGGGAGATATTTGTCTTAATGGTCCGCCCGCCCGCTTGTTCCATCCGGGAGATTTGGTGATTATCTTAGGATTTCGATTGTATGATGCCGATGAATTATCGTCTCATCAACCGACGGTGGTTTTTGTCGATGAAAATAATCACATCACGGAAGTGGTCCGAGAAGAAACTCCCTTTCGTACTAGCCCGTAA
- the gcvH gene encoding glycine cleavage system protein GcvH produces MATEPIHRWKVLADRLYDARHQWVQKDDVLWTMGITDYTQDTAGDILYVSLPEPGTVLEQGQPFGSLESGKWVGQLYAPFDGVVIAANDLVRDNPQLLNQDPYGRGWLIKARAQNHDEAVTQLLTDTEYMQLLDELDER; encoded by the coding sequence ATGGCAACGGAACCGATTCATCGCTGGAAAGTGTTAGCAGACCGGTTATATGATGCCCGACACCAGTGGGTACAAAAAGATGATGTATTGTGGACCATGGGGATTACCGATTACACCCAAGACACAGCGGGTGACATTTTATATGTTTCGTTGCCCGAACCTGGAACCGTATTGGAACAAGGACAGCCTTTTGGCAGTCTCGAGTCGGGTAAATGGGTTGGACAACTGTATGCGCCGTTCGATGGAGTCGTAATTGCGGCTAATGATCTGGTGCGGGATAATCCGCAACTGTTAAATCAAGACCCCTATGGACGGGGATGGCTGATCAAGGCGCGAGCTCAGAACCATGATGAGGCAGTAACACAATTGCTAACCGACACCGAGTACATGCAGTTACTGGACGAATTGGACGAACGCTAA
- a CDS encoding hydroxyacid dehydrogenase: MIVISERVHPIALEMLSSYEIYYDPDLYSQRGALLRVLSRARGLIVRNKTQVDAELLAHAPHLKVVGRLGVGLDNIQTDLLSAQGIQLIVPRGANAVSVAEYVLGMLIAFQRHLLALTQQVRQGGWIRDMSGLEIDGRTLAVIGYGATGQAVAQRAQAFHMRLRVYDPFAQVPQTWATSTLEEVLDGADVVSLHVPLTAKTFHLLNEKTLAILPHHATVINTARGELIDESQLLAALTKKQLGGAILDVREVEPPKASDELLGLANVWCTPHIAGLTEDSQIAIARYVAQGLIGVLG, translated from the coding sequence ATGATCGTGATATCGGAAAGGGTACATCCCATAGCGCTAGAAATGCTGTCATCCTATGAGATTTACTATGATCCTGACCTGTATTCCCAGCGCGGAGCATTGTTAAGAGTGTTATCCAGGGCGCGCGGTTTAATTGTGCGCAACAAAACTCAAGTCGATGCGGAACTTTTGGCCCATGCCCCGCATTTGAAAGTGGTGGGACGTTTAGGGGTCGGGCTCGACAATATTCAGACGGATTTGTTATCAGCACAAGGGATTCAGTTAATCGTTCCCAGGGGTGCCAATGCCGTTTCCGTGGCAGAATATGTACTGGGCATGCTCATTGCCTTTCAACGCCATTTATTGGCTTTGACGCAGCAAGTTCGTCAAGGTGGGTGGATACGCGACATGTCTGGCTTAGAAATAGATGGAAGAACATTGGCTGTGATCGGATATGGGGCTACGGGGCAAGCGGTGGCACAAAGGGCGCAGGCGTTTCATATGCGTCTTAGAGTCTACGATCCTTTTGCCCAAGTGCCACAAACATGGGCAACCTCAACATTAGAAGAGGTTTTAGACGGGGCGGATGTGGTGAGCTTGCACGTGCCTTTGACAGCAAAGACCTTTCACCTGCTCAATGAAAAGACGCTCGCAATCTTACCCCACCACGCGACAGTCATCAACACGGCACGTGGGGAATTAATTGATGAGTCCCAGTTATTGGCGGCATTGACCAAAAAACAGCTAGGGGGCGCGATTCTTGACGTGCGCGAAGTAGAACCGCCTAAAGCATCCGATGAATTACTGGGTCTCGCCAACGTGTGGTGTACACCACATATTGCCGGATTAACCGAGGACAGTCAAATAGCTATCGCACGCTACGTCGCGCAAGGTCTTATCGGGGTTTTAGGCTAA
- a CDS encoding lipoyl protein ligase domain-containing protein, with the protein MEQWRLLDPGPLPAWQQMALDKVVIEARAQDVVPNTLRFMEFSPHTALVGYHQAVDLEINRDEAQLLGVDINRRITGGGAIYMDERQLGWELCVKFDEGKRVRPETLYPKLAQVVIESLRSWGITAKFRPVNDVEIDGRKISGTGGADYHGAVIYQGTLLLDFDVETMIRVLRLPIEKLTDKVIDSFQKRLVTMREILGYVPAISDVKRSVEEALMQVLDVNLTRSDLTEDERRKWEHLAPSYRQSKWIDLRKVPQFANYPLHTLTHKAPGGLIRCLIQTDQQIKHIKKAFITGDFFVYPERAVLDLEAALKDAPLQLTTLSAILQAHYQQGYNYMGVSVTDWLSALSPLCDQTEEGSL; encoded by the coding sequence ATGGAACAGTGGCGATTATTGGATCCAGGTCCCTTACCGGCGTGGCAACAAATGGCTCTCGACAAAGTGGTGATCGAAGCTCGGGCACAGGATGTTGTTCCGAATACCTTGCGATTCATGGAATTTTCTCCGCATACGGCGTTAGTGGGATATCATCAGGCCGTCGATTTGGAAATTAACCGTGACGAGGCGCAATTGCTGGGAGTCGACATTAACCGGCGCATTACCGGTGGCGGTGCAATCTATATGGATGAACGGCAGTTAGGTTGGGAGTTGTGTGTGAAATTTGACGAAGGCAAGCGGGTTCGTCCTGAAACGCTATATCCCAAATTGGCGCAAGTCGTTATTGAATCCTTACGTTCATGGGGCATTACCGCGAAGTTTCGCCCAGTTAATGATGTAGAGATTGACGGCCGCAAGATTTCAGGCACAGGGGGCGCCGATTATCACGGAGCCGTCATTTATCAAGGAACTTTATTGTTGGATTTTGATGTTGAGACTATGATCCGGGTCTTACGGCTTCCCATTGAGAAGCTGACCGATAAAGTGATTGATTCTTTTCAAAAACGCCTCGTGACCATGCGAGAAATTCTGGGTTATGTGCCTGCCATAAGTGATGTCAAGCGGAGTGTTGAAGAGGCTTTGATGCAGGTCTTGGATGTCAATTTGACCCGTTCTGATCTCACCGAGGATGAACGACGCAAGTGGGAACATCTTGCCCCCTCCTATCGCCAATCGAAATGGATTGATTTACGGAAGGTTCCGCAATTTGCTAACTATCCACTTCATACTCTCACGCACAAGGCGCCCGGGGGACTGATTCGTTGTTTGATTCAGACCGACCAGCAAATTAAGCATATTAAAAAGGCGTTTATCACGGGAGACTTTTTTGTCTATCCTGAACGGGCCGTATTAGATTTAGAGGCGGCGTTAAAGGATGCTCCCTTACAACTCACCACATTATCGGCTATTTTACAGGCTCATTATCAACAGGGATACAACTATATGGGTGTGAGCGTCACCGACTGGTTATCCGCTTTATCTCCATTATGCGATCAAACTGAGGAGGGATCGTTATGA
- a CDS encoding lipoate--protein ligase family protein yields MLPLYLAGDVNWLMSQALYHGLPVLHEEGIILCWPKEPYVSLGCHQDWDDFDENAPVPVVRRRVGGSLVYLDNQQVFFQIILDPSKHPRLKTPDQWYQFALTPVIACLSHLGFSAQFKPPADILVQNRKISGNAGGQIEDSVVIVGNVLLSFSLEMMARVRKGSVQFKQAFAEAMSRHLVTLEELTRGRTWTPDEVMPLLAQFFVAQMDAHIMDIPWERWQPMLEEVGAQLIKPQWLHAPGYRPPYHQVKVREGVYLRQPRDGSLPDVIAEVDTEKKLLTALWNSPFDIPLPLTQESLVTEVPQGPFRDVLFELMDVKVKDSLLS; encoded by the coding sequence ATGCTGCCACTGTATCTGGCTGGCGATGTGAACTGGCTAATGAGTCAAGCATTGTATCATGGTTTACCCGTTTTACATGAGGAAGGCATTATCTTATGTTGGCCCAAAGAACCCTATGTCTCGCTTGGTTGTCATCAAGACTGGGATGACTTCGACGAAAATGCTCCAGTCCCTGTTGTTCGACGACGGGTGGGAGGTTCTTTAGTTTATCTTGATAATCAGCAAGTATTCTTTCAAATTATCCTCGATCCCTCGAAACATCCCCGCTTAAAAACTCCCGATCAGTGGTATCAGTTTGCACTCACTCCGGTGATTGCCTGTCTAAGTCATCTTGGCTTTAGCGCACAATTTAAACCGCCAGCCGACATCCTTGTTCAGAACCGCAAAATATCTGGAAATGCTGGGGGACAAATCGAGGATAGTGTGGTGATTGTGGGCAATGTGTTGTTGAGCTTTTCCCTTGAAATGATGGCCCGTGTTCGAAAAGGCTCGGTGCAATTCAAGCAAGCCTTTGCTGAAGCGATGAGCCGGCATTTGGTGACATTAGAAGAATTGACGAGAGGGAGAACATGGACGCCTGATGAGGTGATGCCATTATTGGCCCAATTTTTTGTTGCCCAAATGGATGCACACATCATGGATATTCCGTGGGAACGTTGGCAACCCATGCTTGAGGAAGTTGGAGCTCAACTGATAAAGCCACAGTGGTTACACGCTCCTGGCTATCGTCCCCCTTATCATCAAGTTAAAGTACGCGAAGGGGTCTATTTAAGACAGCCGCGGGATGGTAGTCTGCCCGATGTGATTGCGGAAGTGGACACCGAGAAGAAATTGTTAACGGCACTATGGAATAGTCCTTTTGACATCCCGTTGCCGTTAACGCAGGAATCTCTTGTCACCGAGGTCCCACAAGGGCCGTTTCGTGATGTTCTTTTTGAGTTAATGGACGTAAAGGTTAAAGATTCTTTGTTGTCTTAA
- a CDS encoding HipA family kinase, with amino-acid sequence MSDSRYPLEIVKAAEFIRPQGAGGSKPLLLRLEDGRIVHVKFQHNPQTTRSLSSDLIGTLLGHALGVPVPEVVLVDVSWDQLREMPYLTKYRWQPGLQFGTLYIAEARSLKRTDRIDDLSNWSQLPLCALFESWLYNRDVKFSHILRIPQGPSSQFIIIDHGFIFPGGPLWSIESLRRYRRQFPLPSPLTAIAEDIPCRLTFDSALNKMQSLTSWDLREIVNTVPKQWGLSAERKEAIVEFLTYRQKKLEKVAQHLEWLYNHNKSLKEVVPIKDAPLESPSLLAQDDFDSHPPQEDTDSDLNINPSQNDGSYALTQQNEKALPLSDMNTYNHEDTDEEIIASTPVKGVSTDHGEQESD; translated from the coding sequence ATGAGCGATTCTCGTTATCCACTGGAAATTGTCAAAGCCGCCGAATTTATTCGCCCCCAAGGTGCTGGCGGCTCTAAACCCTTATTATTGCGATTAGAAGATGGGCGTATTGTGCATGTTAAATTCCAACATAACCCGCAAACTACACGCAGCTTATCTAGCGACTTGATTGGCACCCTGTTAGGCCATGCCCTTGGTGTTCCCGTCCCTGAGGTGGTCTTAGTCGATGTATCCTGGGATCAATTGAGGGAAATGCCGTATCTGACCAAATATCGCTGGCAGCCAGGCTTACAGTTTGGCACACTCTATATTGCCGAAGCCCGTTCTCTCAAAAGAACCGATAGGATTGATGATTTATCAAATTGGTCCCAACTCCCGTTATGCGCGCTCTTTGAATCGTGGCTCTATAATCGCGACGTCAAATTTTCTCATATTTTACGGATTCCTCAAGGCCCATCGTCTCAATTCATCATCATTGACCATGGCTTCATCTTTCCTGGCGGTCCATTATGGTCAATTGAAAGTTTGCGACGCTACCGCCGCCAATTTCCTTTACCCTCTCCCCTAACCGCCATTGCTGAGGACATTCCCTGCCGCTTGACATTTGATTCCGCTTTAAACAAAATGCAATCTCTAACGTCATGGGATCTTAGGGAGATTGTCAATACCGTGCCTAAACAGTGGGGTCTGTCCGCTGAACGCAAAGAAGCTATTGTGGAGTTTCTGACTTACCGGCAAAAGAAATTGGAAAAAGTGGCCCAGCATTTAGAATGGCTGTACAATCACAACAAAAGTCTTAAAGAGGTTGTTCCCATTAAGGACGCGCCTTTGGAATCCCCTTCACTTTTAGCACAAGATGACTTTGATAGTCACCCACCCCAAGAAGACACGGATTCAGACTTAAACATCAATCCCAGTCAAAATGATGGATCTTATGCGCTGACTCAGCAAAACGAGAAGGCTTTGCCGCTTAGTGATATGAATACCTATAATCACGAAGACACAGACGAAGAAATCATCGCCAGCACACCCGTCAAGGGGGTATCCACTGACCATGGAGAGCAAGAATCCGATTAA
- the nadA gene encoding quinolinate synthase NadA: MMAQTRTETLIEEIQNLKAQHNAVILAHNYEPGPIQDIADFLGDSLALARWAQKSSADVLIMAGVYFMAETASILCPDKTVLIPDKEAGCSLADTITEEQLLKWKQEYPDAVVVSYVNTSASIKALSDYCCTSANAVKVVEAIDPNRDILFLPDFFLGSHVIRMTGRKNIHLWHGECHVHAAIENETMLKKVHQNPGAELLIHPECGCTTRALAIPPKEAHGLVLSTDGMLSYARNSEARTFIVATEVGLLHRLRKENPDKEFIAAHDEAACPYMNMISLEKIRDALRYGRYEVKVPSATREKALIPLERMVAVV, translated from the coding sequence ATGATGGCACAAACACGGACAGAGACTTTGATTGAAGAAATCCAGAATTTGAAAGCTCAGCACAACGCGGTGATATTAGCCCATAATTATGAACCCGGTCCAATTCAAGACATTGCCGACTTTCTAGGAGATTCGTTAGCTTTGGCTCGCTGGGCACAAAAGAGTTCTGCGGATGTGCTGATTATGGCCGGTGTCTATTTCATGGCGGAAACGGCATCGATTTTGTGCCCGGATAAAACGGTGCTTATTCCGGACAAGGAGGCGGGATGTTCCCTAGCCGACACGATTACTGAGGAACAGCTGCTGAAATGGAAACAAGAATATCCAGATGCTGTGGTCGTCTCCTATGTCAATACCTCTGCCAGCATCAAAGCATTGTCCGATTATTGTTGTACCTCGGCCAATGCCGTAAAAGTTGTGGAAGCGATTGACCCAAACCGTGACATTTTGTTTTTACCGGATTTCTTTCTTGGTTCTCACGTTATTCGCATGACAGGACGGAAGAATATTCATTTGTGGCACGGGGAATGTCATGTTCATGCAGCCATTGAAAATGAGACGATGTTGAAAAAAGTGCATCAAAATCCCGGTGCTGAACTTTTAATTCATCCCGAGTGTGGATGTACCACCAGGGCCTTGGCGATACCGCCAAAAGAGGCTCATGGCTTGGTATTGTCGACGGATGGGATGCTTTCTTATGCTCGCAATTCCGAAGCCCGTACGTTTATTGTGGCGACAGAAGTGGGACTCTTACATCGCCTTCGCAAAGAAAATCCTGACAAAGAATTTATTGCTGCCCACGATGAAGCGGCCTGCCCGTATATGAATATGATTTCGCTCGAAAAGATTCGCGATGCCCTGCGCTATGGCCGTTATGAGGTCAAAGTGCCAAGCGCAACGCGAGAAAAAGCTCTGATTCCTCTTGAGCGGATGGTCGCTGTCGTTTAA